The Anabrus simplex isolate iqAnaSimp1 chromosome 1, ASM4041472v1, whole genome shotgun sequence genome window below encodes:
- the LOC136858124 gene encoding lanC-like protein 2, whose product MGEPKEIPNNYKDYKHQDGEEVPNPRLALHVESSSSKLLEKLESQLRKVSNLDDVSVYTGSSGIALLYFMLGNKVNPSYYDKALTVIKQAFPLLKKRRVSFLNGDAGPLALGAVLNFRLGDNKSAAKLVAKLTGSLLHEALDSRVPDEILYGRAGYLYSLLFVNKHMGRDTVPVSTIRNVITAILNSGKELALHEHVRCPLMYQWHEKHYLGAAHGIAGILFMLLQAREYVSKSDMDKLILPTIDYVESLQFTSGNFPSSLETNKDKLVQWCHGAPGMVDLFSLAYHIFRKESYLTTALKCGELVWKRGILKKGYSICHGVSGNAYTFLRLYQETHDLKHLHRAYQFADWCTEYGKYQSHPPDRPLSMFEGIAGVVYFLIDIQHPNTAVFPAYVL is encoded by the coding sequence ATGGGTGAACCAAAAGAAATTCCCAATAACTATAAAGACTATAAGCATCAAGATGGTGAAGAAGTGCCGAATCCACGATTAGCTTTACACGTTGAATCATCGTCCAGTAAACTACTGGAAAAATTAGAATCCCAATTGCGGAAAGTTTCTAACCTGGATGATGTGTCTGTATACACCGGTAGCTCAGGCATAGCTTTGCTATATTTTATGTTAGGAAACAAAGTAAACCCATCATATTACGATAAGGCACTGACAGTAATTAAACAAGCTTTTCCTTTGTTGAAGAAACGACGTGTAAGCTTTTTAAATGGTGATGCAGGACCCCTTGCTTTGGGTGCAGTTCTCAACTTCAGGCTCGGTGATAATAAATCGGCTGCGAAACTAGTTGCTAAGTTGACGGGATCTTTACTTCATGAGGCACTGGACTCCCGAGTACCAGACGAAATATTGTATGGAAGGGCAGGTTATCTTTATTCCCTGCTTTTTGTGAACAAGCATATGGGCAGAGATACTGTTCCAGTTTCTACCATAAGAAATGTAATAACTGCTATATTAAATTCTGGGAAAGAACTGGCATTGCATGAACATGTTAGGTGTCCACTGATGTACCAATGGCATGAGAAGCACTACCTTGGAGCTGCTCATGGCATTGCTGGGATCTTGTTCATGTTGCTGCAAGCCAGGGAGTACGTGAGCAAGTCTGATATGGataaattaatattgccaacaatTGACTATGTGGAGAGTTTGCAGTTCACATCTGGTAATTTCCCATCATCTCTGGAGACCAACAAAGATAAGTTGGTGCAGTGGTGTCATGGTGCACCAGGAATGGTAGATCTTTTCTCATTGGCATACCACATATTTAGGAAAGAGAGCTACCTTACTACTGCATTGAAATGTGGAGAGTTGGTATGGAAGCGAGGAATTTTGAAGAAAGGTTATAGCATATGCCATGGTGTATCTGGTAATGCATACACATTCCTGAGACTTTACCAAGAAACACATGACTTGAAGCATCTTCATAGGGCCTACCAATTTGCAGACTGGTGTACAGAGTATGGGAAATATCAAAGTCATCCTCCAGATCGGCCATTGTCGATGTTCGAAGGAATTGCAGGAGTAGTTTACTTTCTGATTGATATTCAACATCCAAATACAGCAGTTTTCCCAGCGTATGTTTTGTAG